From Panthera uncia isolate 11264 chromosome E1, Puncia_PCG_1.0, whole genome shotgun sequence, one genomic window encodes:
- the LOC125926786 gene encoding C-C motif chemokine 15-like: MKVFAAAFPFLIVATAFGAQVQALHEPMVAIRPHETSIHLQGLHHPSDCCTQYTPRKIRCGFMKDYYETSSGCSQPAVIFLTKKGQRVCANPFDLGVQNCVRSLKSN, encoded by the exons ATGAAGGTCTTCGCAGCTGCCTTCCCCTTCCTCATTGTTGCTACTGCCTTTGGAGCCCAGGTCCAGGCCCTTCATG AACCCATGGTGGCAATACGTCCTCATGAAACCTCGATACATCTGCAAG GCCTTCACCATCCCTCTGACTGCTGCACCCAATACACTCCACGGAAAATCCGATGTGGATTCATGAAAGATTACTATGAAACAAGCAGCGGGTGCTCCCAGCCAGCTGTCAT CTTCCTCACCAAGAAGGGGCAGCGTGTCTGTGCCAACCCCTTTGATTTGGGAGTTCAGAATTGCGTGAGGTCCCTGAAGTCGAACTAA